A genomic stretch from Salarias fasciatus chromosome 18, fSalaFa1.1, whole genome shotgun sequence includes:
- the mier1b gene encoding mesoderm induction early response protein 1b isoform X1, protein MAEPSLGNSSPGGSAGSDDHDFDPSADMLVHDFDDERTMEEEETLAASDEANANEIEDLAREGEMPIHELLSLYGYGGRSPADEDEEEEEEEPEEEEDDEEEEEEEDLDNDESSRSTGELKRTETDDVKNSSGQGAEPQAICEGRTRSVRSLGTVELIRPQKLKYFESSNDAEEESDEDEDYVPSEDWKKEIMVGSMYQAETPVGLCKYKDNERVYENDDQLLWNPECLPEGKVVEFLTEASRRTGDEKGVDAIPEGSHIKDNEQALYELVKCDFDTDEALRRLRFNVKAAREELSVWTEEECRNFEQGLKAYGKDFHLIQANKVRTRSVGECVAFYYMWKKSERYDFFAQQTRLGKRKYNLHPGVTDYMDRLLDETESAASSRAASPPPTTSSSSTSHSEREDGSSQNGIASHNSCHQADGAQLPSVTQVKAEGVQSNGPSHPAPDTAAAAAPPPPPPPGSDSSSNGCSQPAPPGRDTNGSLEPLLDHRDTAAAALDRPAKRCRTEAEQVGQSETEASRTQEN, encoded by the exons ATGGCGGAG ccCTCCCTCGGGAATTCGAGCCCAG GAGGTTCAGCAGGTTCCGATGACCATGATTTCGACCCTTCGGCAGACATGCTCGTCCATGACTTTGATGATGAACGCAcaatggaggaagaggaaactcTGGCAGCATCAGATGAAGCTAATGCCAATGAGATCGAGGATCTGGCACGG GAGGGAGAAATGCCCATTCATGAGCTCTTGAGTCTCTACGGTTATGGGGGCAGATCACCAgcagatgaggatgaagaggaggaggaggaagaacccgaagaagaggaagatgatgaggaagaggaggaggaggaagaccttGACAACGACGaaagcagcaggagcactgGCGAGCTGAAAAGGACTGAG ACCGACGATGTTAAGAACTCGTCGGGACAGGGCGCCGAGCCCCAGGCGATCTGCGAAGGTCGCACGCGCTCAGTCCGGTCGCTCGGCACAGTCGAGCTCATCCGTCCACAGAAGCTGAAATACTTTGAAA GCAGCAATGATGCAGAAGAAGAGTCGGATGAAGACGAGGACTATGTCCCATCtgaggactggaaaaag GAGATCATGGTGGGTTCAATGTACCAGGCAGAAACCCCAGTGGGTCTGTGTAAATACAAAGACAACGAGAGAG TTTATGAAAACGATGACCAGTTGTTATGGAACCCGGAGTGTCTCCCTGAAGGCAAAGTGGTGGAGTTTCTGACTGAAGCGTCGAGGCGGACGGGAGATGAGAAGGGAGTGGATGCAATCCCAGAGGGTTCCCATATCAAAGACAACGAGCAG GCTTTGTATGAGCTAGTAAAGTGTGACTTTGACACAGATGAAGCTTTAAGAAGACTAAGGTTTAATGTAAAGGCAGCCAGAG aagagTTATCTGTCTGGACTGAAGAGGAATGTAGAAATTTTGAACAAGGACTAAAAGCTTATGGGAAAGACTTTCATTTAATACAGGCCAACAAG GTGAGAACTAGGTCTGTAGGAGAATGTGTGGCCTTTTATTACATGTGGAAGAAGTCTGAGCGTTATGATTTCTTTGCACAGCAAACCAGACTTGGGAAAAGGAAATACAACCTTCATCCAGGTGTCAC AGATTATATGGACAGATTACTAGATGAGACTGAAAGCGCGGCGTCCAGCAGAGCTGCGTCGCCGCCGCccaccacctccagcagcagcaccagccactCAGAGAGGGAAGACGGCAGCAGTCAGAACG GCATTGCGAGCCACAATTCATGTCACCAAGCAGACGGCGCTCAGCTGCCCTCAGTGACCCAAGTGAAAGCTGAGGGAGTTCAGTCCAACGGGCCTTCTCACCCCGCGCCggacactgctgctgctgctgctcctcctcctcctccaccgccaggttcagacagcagctccaACGGCTGCAGCCAGCCGGCCCCGCCCGGCCGCGACACCAACGGCTCCCTGGAGCCTCTGCTGGACCACAGagacacggcggcggcggcgctcgacAGGCCGGCCAAACGCTGCCGGACGGAGGCAGAACAAGTGGGCCAAAGTGAGACAGAAGCATCCAGAACACAGGAGAACTGA
- the mier1b gene encoding mesoderm induction early response protein 1b isoform X2, with protein sequence MAEPSLGNSSPGGSAGSDDHDFDPSADMLVHDFDDERTMEEEETLAASDEANANEIEDLAREGEMPIHELLSLYGYGGRSPADEDEEEEEEEPEEEEDDEEEEEEEDLDNDESSRSTGELKRTETDDVKNSSGQGAEPQAICEGRTRSVRSLGTVELIRPQKLKYFESSNDAEEESDEDEDYVPSEDWKKEIMVGSMYQAETPVGLCKYKDNERVYENDDQLLWNPECLPEGKVVEFLTEASRRTGDEKGVDAIPEGSHIKDNEQALYELVKCDFDTDEALRRLRFNVKAAREELSVWTEEECRNFEQGLKAYGKDFHLIQANKQTRLGKRKYNLHPGVTDYMDRLLDETESAASSRAASPPPTTSSSSTSHSEREDGSSQNGIASHNSCHQADGAQLPSVTQVKAEGVQSNGPSHPAPDTAAAAAPPPPPPPGSDSSSNGCSQPAPPGRDTNGSLEPLLDHRDTAAAALDRPAKRCRTEAEQVGQSETEASRTQEN encoded by the exons ATGGCGGAG ccCTCCCTCGGGAATTCGAGCCCAG GAGGTTCAGCAGGTTCCGATGACCATGATTTCGACCCTTCGGCAGACATGCTCGTCCATGACTTTGATGATGAACGCAcaatggaggaagaggaaactcTGGCAGCATCAGATGAAGCTAATGCCAATGAGATCGAGGATCTGGCACGG GAGGGAGAAATGCCCATTCATGAGCTCTTGAGTCTCTACGGTTATGGGGGCAGATCACCAgcagatgaggatgaagaggaggaggaggaagaacccgaagaagaggaagatgatgaggaagaggaggaggaggaagaccttGACAACGACGaaagcagcaggagcactgGCGAGCTGAAAAGGACTGAG ACCGACGATGTTAAGAACTCGTCGGGACAGGGCGCCGAGCCCCAGGCGATCTGCGAAGGTCGCACGCGCTCAGTCCGGTCGCTCGGCACAGTCGAGCTCATCCGTCCACAGAAGCTGAAATACTTTGAAA GCAGCAATGATGCAGAAGAAGAGTCGGATGAAGACGAGGACTATGTCCCATCtgaggactggaaaaag GAGATCATGGTGGGTTCAATGTACCAGGCAGAAACCCCAGTGGGTCTGTGTAAATACAAAGACAACGAGAGAG TTTATGAAAACGATGACCAGTTGTTATGGAACCCGGAGTGTCTCCCTGAAGGCAAAGTGGTGGAGTTTCTGACTGAAGCGTCGAGGCGGACGGGAGATGAGAAGGGAGTGGATGCAATCCCAGAGGGTTCCCATATCAAAGACAACGAGCAG GCTTTGTATGAGCTAGTAAAGTGTGACTTTGACACAGATGAAGCTTTAAGAAGACTAAGGTTTAATGTAAAGGCAGCCAGAG aagagTTATCTGTCTGGACTGAAGAGGAATGTAGAAATTTTGAACAAGGACTAAAAGCTTATGGGAAAGACTTTCATTTAATACAGGCCAACAAG CAAACCAGACTTGGGAAAAGGAAATACAACCTTCATCCAGGTGTCAC AGATTATATGGACAGATTACTAGATGAGACTGAAAGCGCGGCGTCCAGCAGAGCTGCGTCGCCGCCGCccaccacctccagcagcagcaccagccactCAGAGAGGGAAGACGGCAGCAGTCAGAACG GCATTGCGAGCCACAATTCATGTCACCAAGCAGACGGCGCTCAGCTGCCCTCAGTGACCCAAGTGAAAGCTGAGGGAGTTCAGTCCAACGGGCCTTCTCACCCCGCGCCggacactgctgctgctgctgctcctcctcctcctccaccgccaggttcagacagcagctccaACGGCTGCAGCCAGCCGGCCCCGCCCGGCCGCGACACCAACGGCTCCCTGGAGCCTCTGCTGGACCACAGagacacggcggcggcggcgctcgacAGGCCGGCCAAACGCTGCCGGACGGAGGCAGAACAAGTGGGCCAAAGTGAGACAGAAGCATCCAGAACACAGGAGAACTGA